CCCGCTGTTGCCTTCATAAATCATGGTATTCGACATGCCCATGGCACCGGCGCTTGTGCCTGCCACAATAAAATCTTCATGCTGATAACGGTCATGCAGTATCTGCAGGATTTCAGTGCCGCCGAAGGTAGAGGTAAGCCTGTATTGATTGCCGCCTGAAAACATCACTACATGCGCTTTCTTCACGCGCTGAATAAATTCCTTGTCCGCGGCATCATCCCGGTTGCGAATGGATATATGGCCAACATTCTGATACCCTATTTTTTCAAATGCATTTTTATAATTGCCGCCTACTTCTTTTGGCGAGGAAGAAGCAGTGGTTATCACTTCAATCCGGGAATCAGGAAAGCCTGCTTCCGCAGCAATCCTTTTTAAGATGCCGAGTTCAAAAAAATTAAGATTGTTACGATGTATTACACCTAATTCGAGGTCGGTACCCTTGTCTTCTGCCCCACCAATGGCAATCAGTTTCCCTTTAGGATGATTCATGAAAAACGTTGGATGATTGTTGCAAAAATAACTGAACTTCATGAATAGAATTGATTGCGTGAAAAATGATTTCCACATCAGTTGCCCGGAAATGCATTACCTGACAGGTTATTGCCGGTTAAACAAAATGAATGCAAATGCATATGACCGTGGCGCTGGCCTGCTTTAACAACATCCGGATGCCTGGTTCCATCGATTTCGCCTGCCACGCAGCATCTGATGTTTTTGCATTCATGGATAAAAAATTTCATCCGTATTTTTTGAAGAAACTTTCAGAAAATTGTACGATTATGCACTACAGGAATTCGTAATAAAAATTAATCACCCTGTAAACAGCAGATAAGCTATGGAAATACTGAACATACGTGCCA
The DNA window shown above is from Chitinophagales bacterium and carries:
- a CDS encoding cyanophycinase: MNHPKGKLIAIGGAEDKGTDLELGVIHRNNLNFFELGILKRIAAEAGFPDSRIEVITTASSSPKEVGGNYKNAFEKIGYQNVGHISIRNRDDAADKEFIQRVKKAHVVMFSGGNQYRLTSTFGGTEILQILHDRYQHEDFIVAGTSAGAMGMSNTMIYEGNSGRAHLKGEVKITTGLGFNKDVIFDSHFDKRGRFARLVQAIGANPSCLGVGLGEDTGALITEGNHLEIIGSGMVTIIDGHQIRHSNIADIPEGTPISIENLIVHFLTSGDRFNIQLRKMEAKQVEERVEE